From one Acidibrevibacterium fodinaquatile genomic stretch:
- a CDS encoding IS5 family transposase, producing the protein MPWNEADRAKYEVIRARYSSDMSEAELALIAPLLPPAKRRGRKPTDAQVILNALFYLIRCGCPWRYLPKDFPPFTTVQNRFYAWRDSGLWAQIISVLVMDAREAEGRQAAPTAVVVDSQSVKTTEAGGPRGFDAGKKVKGRKRHLAVDTIGLPIECQITTADVQDRDAFAPLLKAVHRKSPWVKMSFVDGGYQGDEAQRAAFEASRISITVVKRTDKEVKGFVVLPKRWVVERTLGWINRSRRLSKDFEATIESALAWLQLALAFLLMRRLARAKAGQI; encoded by the coding sequence ATGCCTTGGAACGAGGCCGATCGGGCGAAGTATGAAGTCATTCGGGCGCGCTATTCAAGCGATATGTCGGAGGCCGAGTTGGCGCTGATCGCGCCGCTGCTGCCGCCGGCCAAACGGCGCGGACGCAAGCCGACGGATGCCCAGGTCATTCTCAACGCTTTGTTTTATTTGATCCGCTGCGGATGCCCGTGGCGATATCTGCCAAAGGATTTTCCGCCGTTCACGACCGTGCAAAACCGCTTCTACGCATGGCGCGACAGCGGCTTGTGGGCGCAAATCATCAGCGTTCTGGTGATGGACGCCCGCGAGGCGGAAGGCCGTCAAGCCGCGCCGACGGCGGTTGTCGTCGACAGCCAGTCGGTCAAGACGACGGAAGCCGGCGGCCCTCGTGGTTTCGATGCGGGCAAGAAGGTCAAGGGCCGCAAGCGCCATCTCGCCGTCGACACGATCGGTCTGCCCATCGAATGCCAGATCACGACCGCCGACGTGCAGGACCGCGACGCTTTCGCGCCGCTGCTGAAAGCCGTGCATCGCAAGAGCCCGTGGGTGAAAATGTCCTTCGTCGACGGGGGTTATCAGGGTGATGAAGCCCAGCGCGCAGCCTTCGAGGCGAGCCGTATTTCCATCACCGTCGTCAAGCGAACCGATAAAGAGGTGAAAGGATTTGTCGTGCTGCCGAAACGATGGGTCGTCGAGCGGACGCTCGGCTGGATCAATCGCTCGCGCCGTCTGTCAAAAGACTTCGAGGCGACTATCGAATCCGCTCTCGCGTGGTTGCAATTGGCCTTGGCTTTCCTTCTCATGCGAAGGCTGGCGAGGGCGAAAGCCGGTCAGATTTAA
- the istA gene encoding IS21 family transposase, translating into MRQIRQTLRLASDGISARAMGRMLGVARSTIQDNLKRAQAAGLAWPLPADLSDAVLEERLFARSGAPRGVRRRAEPVWSELVCELKRPGVNLMVLWEEYRAGHPEGYSYSRFCDLFREFEARLSPVMRQEHRAGDKVFVDYSGKKLGITDPATGIVRMAEIFVAVLGASNYTYAEASWTQTLPDWIGAHSRMFRFFGGVPRLIVPDNLKSGVNKASFYDPEINLSYGRMASHYGVGVLPARPRRPKDKAKVEAGVRFAQSYILGRLRQQTFFSLAEANQAIAGMVERINAHVMRRLGVSRRHLFETIERQALAALPETDHEFAEWGFARVSLDYHVEVCGFFYSVPHQLIRQQVDTRATERMVEIFHQGKRVAVHQRRYGGPRHGTAPEHMPSAHRRYAAWTPERFRSWGASIGPQTEGLIIAILANRPHPEQGFRTCLGILRLFKELDRPRAEAVAARAVAFGAFNYKSIASIIASKLDQTASPPDEAQAVLTHSNLRGAEYFH; encoded by the coding sequence ATGCGGCAGATACGACAAACCTTACGGCTGGCCAGTGACGGCATCAGCGCCAGGGCGATGGGGCGGATGCTGGGCGTGGCGCGGAGCACGATCCAGGACAATCTGAAGCGGGCGCAGGCAGCGGGGCTGGCGTGGCCGTTGCCGGCCGACCTCAGTGATGCGGTTTTGGAGGAGCGGCTGTTTGCCCGCAGCGGCGCGCCGCGGGGGGTGCGCCGGCGCGCCGAGCCGGTCTGGAGCGAGCTGGTCTGCGAGCTCAAGCGCCCGGGCGTGAACCTGATGGTGCTGTGGGAGGAATATCGCGCCGGGCATCCGGAAGGGTACAGCTACAGCCGGTTCTGCGATTTGTTCAGGGAGTTCGAGGCACGGCTGTCACCGGTCATGCGCCAGGAGCACCGGGCGGGCGACAAGGTGTTCGTCGATTATTCCGGCAAAAAGTTGGGCATCACCGATCCCGCAACTGGCATCGTGCGCATGGCGGAGATTTTTGTCGCGGTGCTGGGCGCGTCGAACTACACCTACGCGGAGGCGAGCTGGACCCAGACGCTGCCGGATTGGATCGGCGCGCATAGCCGCATGTTCCGGTTTTTTGGCGGCGTGCCGCGGCTGATCGTGCCGGATAATCTGAAGTCCGGCGTCAACAAGGCGTCGTTCTACGATCCAGAGATCAACCTGAGCTATGGCCGGATGGCCTCGCATTACGGTGTTGGTGTTTTGCCGGCCCGGCCGCGGCGCCCGAAGGACAAGGCGAAGGTGGAAGCCGGTGTCCGCTTTGCCCAGAGCTACATTCTGGGCCGGTTGCGCCAGCAGACTTTCTTCTCTCTGGCTGAAGCCAACCAGGCGATTGCCGGCATGGTGGAGCGGATCAACGCGCATGTCATGCGCAGGCTCGGCGTCAGCCGGCGGCATTTGTTCGAGACGATCGAACGCCAGGCTTTGGCGGCATTGCCAGAGACCGACCATGAGTTTGCGGAGTGGGGTTTTGCCCGCGTCTCGCTGGATTATCATGTCGAGGTCTGCGGCTTTTTCTACTCGGTGCCGCATCAGCTGATCCGCCAGCAAGTCGATACCCGCGCCACCGAGCGGATGGTTGAGATCTTCCACCAAGGCAAGCGGGTCGCGGTGCATCAGCGCCGCTATGGCGGTCCAAGGCACGGCACTGCCCCTGAGCATATGCCGAGCGCGCACCGGCGCTACGCCGCATGGACGCCGGAGCGGTTCCGCTCATGGGGCGCATCGATCGGCCCGCAGACCGAGGGGCTGATCATCGCCATCCTCGCCAACCGGCCGCATCCGGAACAGGGGTTTCGGACATGCCTTGGCATCCTGCGGCTGTTCAAGGAGTTGGACCGTCCGCGCGCCGAGGCGGTGGCGGCCCGAGCGGTCGCCTTTGGCGCGTTCAACTACAAGAGCATTGCCTCGATCATCGCCAGCAAGCTCGACCAGACGGCCAGCCCGCCAGATGAGGCGCAGGCGGTGCTGACCCACAGCAATCTGCGCGGCGCCGAATATTTTCACTGA
- a CDS encoding strawberry notch C-terminal domain-containing protein: MEQKINELKRRALHNADAAYYVLDYLAHGFPTQLFEIFTDSEGNLLSRPVFRDGQPVQSREAVERRDRMIEHLAALPAVQGALDQIVQRFGTDQVAEVTGRSRRVVRKVARCRIRSQQSFDGDHNRAPLSRAFAGTPKIRTCDVVI, encoded by the coding sequence ATGGAACAGAAGATCAACGAGTTGAAGCGCCGCGCTCTGCATAATGCCGACGCGGCATATTACGTTCTCGACTACCTGGCGCACGGCTTCCCGACGCAGCTCTTCGAGATATTCACCGACAGCGAGGGCAATTTGCTTTCCCGCCCGGTGTTCCGCGACGGCCAGCCGGTGCAGTCGCGCGAGGCGGTGGAGCGGCGGGATCGGATGATCGAGCACCTCGCCGCCCTGCCGGCGGTGCAGGGCGCGCTCGATCAGATCGTCCAGCGCTTCGGTACCGATCAGGTTGCCGAGGTCACCGGGCGGTCGCGGCGCGTGGTGCGCAAGGTCGCCCGCTGCCGAATTCGATCCCAACAGTCTTTCGATGGTGATCATAACCGGGCACCGCTGTCGCGGGCCTTCGCCGGCACCCCCAAAATAAGAACTTGCGATGTCGTAATATGA
- a CDS encoding alpha/beta hydrolase: MTWFLDLRALPQGGGVADEVQIFQQANRRSADDLLAAVAGQDVLFVTHGFNVDRAQGRQALGNWESWQSLPPSVVYIGVLWPGDSVWLPGIDYAIEGNEAIATGDHLADFILDKFQIATSLNFASHSLGARVVLQTIQKIAESGRRHPPIRRLLLMAGAIDDTCLSGEYARAAQAVADISVLASYHDAVLALAFPLGNLAAGVFTRGCPYWHAALGREGPPSTLGGKVSAGWQIPNPWDYGHGDYLPQQPPAVAALPCPQYVPPLTTPVPTNWAFAEWRAAWSAAILSTRYR; the protein is encoded by the coding sequence ATGACGTGGTTTCTCGATCTGCGCGCGCTGCCGCAAGGCGGCGGCGTGGCAGATGAGGTCCAGATCTTCCAGCAAGCCAACAGGCGATCGGCCGACGACCTGCTCGCGGCAGTAGCGGGGCAGGATGTGTTGTTTGTCACCCACGGCTTCAATGTCGATCGCGCGCAAGGTCGCCAGGCGCTCGGTAACTGGGAGTCGTGGCAGTCGCTACCGCCTAGCGTCGTCTATATCGGCGTTCTTTGGCCAGGGGATTCGGTTTGGCTGCCTGGGATCGACTATGCGATCGAGGGCAACGAGGCGATCGCCACCGGCGATCACCTCGCCGATTTCATTTTGGATAAATTTCAAATTGCCACGTCCCTGAACTTCGCCTCGCACAGCTTGGGTGCGCGCGTAGTGTTGCAGACCATCCAGAAGATCGCTGAGTCCGGGCGCAGGCACCCGCCGATCCGGCGGCTGTTGCTGATGGCGGGGGCGATCGACGACACCTGCCTCTCCGGCGAATACGCCAGGGCCGCACAAGCGGTTGCGGATATCTCGGTGCTGGCGTCGTATCATGACGCCGTGCTGGCGCTCGCGTTTCCGCTCGGCAACCTGGCCGCCGGTGTCTTCACGCGCGGATGTCCCTATTGGCACGCAGCCTTGGGACGAGAGGGGCCGCCCTCCACCTTGGGGGGCAAGGTCAGCGCTGGCTGGCAGATCCCCAATCCCTGGGACTACGGCCACGGGGATTACCTGCCGCAGCAGCCGCCAGCGGTGGCGGCGCTGCCCTGCCCGCAATATGTCCCGCCGCTAACGACGCCGGTGCCGACGAACTGGGCCTTCGCGGAATGGCGCGCCGCATGGTCGGCGGCGATCCTCTCCACCCGCTACCGATGA
- a CDS encoding MFS transporter, with translation MPDIDLPALLDGRRMNRFQWNVVILCALVLFLDGFDTQAISYAAPLIAQEWHLARASLGPIFSAALAGLMVGYLAIAPLSDRFGPKRLIVASTALFGALTLLTVCAHTVTQLIALRFLTGLWLGAAAPGAVALTGEYSPQRLRATFVLLIYCGFSLGFVAAGALAAPLLHAYGWRSLFWAGALLPLLLCPILWRTLPESLDFLLRRAAPAERIALVLRRLELTLPSSTHGETIVAPVVGVLGLLRGGYAAGTLLLWIIFAINLGAFYLLQSWLPALLMGLHRSLDVVATATALSTVGGIVAAFVVGPAMDRFGASASLAVLYAVGAAVVGLLGPSLSATLWVLLAASFGAGFCISGGQKSAIAMATVFYPASLRSTGVGWALGVGRTGGIAGPLLAGFVLSAGWTPNWLFGVVALAMLLTATATVALGRVRRGMSVSSAVASSSEIFSSVGE, from the coding sequence ATGCCGGACATTGATCTTCCAGCCCTGCTCGATGGGCGGCGGATGAACCGTTTCCAATGGAATGTTGTCATACTCTGCGCCCTGGTACTGTTTCTCGATGGCTTCGATACGCAGGCGATCAGCTATGCGGCCCCACTGATCGCTCAGGAATGGCATCTCGCGCGCGCCAGCCTCGGGCCCATCTTCTCGGCAGCGCTGGCCGGGTTGATGGTCGGGTATCTGGCGATCGCGCCACTTTCGGATCGGTTCGGCCCCAAGCGTCTCATTGTTGCGAGCACAGCCCTATTCGGTGCGCTGACATTATTGACCGTGTGCGCACACACCGTGACGCAGTTGATCGCTTTGCGTTTCCTCACCGGCCTATGGCTGGGTGCGGCGGCGCCAGGGGCGGTGGCGCTTACCGGCGAATATAGCCCGCAACGCCTGCGCGCTACCTTCGTGCTGTTGATCTATTGCGGCTTCTCGCTTGGCTTCGTTGCGGCTGGTGCGCTCGCGGCACCGCTCCTCCATGCCTACGGGTGGCGTTCGCTATTCTGGGCGGGCGCCCTGTTGCCTTTGCTGCTCTGTCCCATCCTCTGGCGTACGCTGCCGGAATCGCTTGACTTTCTCCTGCGCCGCGCCGCGCCGGCGGAGCGCATCGCGCTCGTGCTGCGCCGGCTCGAACTCACTCTTCCGTCGTCAACCCACGGAGAAACGATCGTGGCGCCGGTGGTGGGTGTGCTCGGGTTGCTGCGGGGCGGCTATGCCGCCGGCACCTTGCTGCTATGGATCATCTTCGCGATCAATCTCGGCGCGTTTTATCTCTTGCAAAGCTGGCTGCCGGCGCTGCTCATGGGCTTGCATCGTTCTCTCGACGTGGTAGCCACCGCGACGGCGCTGAGCACCGTCGGCGGCATCGTTGCCGCCTTCGTGGTCGGCCCAGCCATGGACCGCTTCGGTGCCAGCGCTTCGCTAGCGGTGCTGTACGCGGTAGGCGCGGCCGTGGTCGGGTTGCTCGGCCCGTCCCTGTCAGCCACGCTGTGGGTGCTGCTGGCTGCGAGTTTTGGCGCCGGGTTCTGCATCAGCGGCGGGCAGAAGAGCGCCATCGCCATGGCGACGGTGTTCTACCCGGCATCGCTGCGTTCGACTGGCGTTGGTTGGGCGCTGGGCGTTGGCCGGACGGGAGGCATTGCCGGGCCGCTGCTGGCCGGTTTTGTGCTCAGTGCAGGTTGGACGCCGAACTGGCTATTTGGTGTCGTGGCACTGGCAATGCTTCTTACCGCCACTGCGACCGTGGCGCTCGGTCGTGTGCGCCGCGGTATGTCCGTTTCGAGTGCGGTAGCGTCAAGCTCCGAGATTTTCTCGTCGGTGGGGGAGTAA
- a CDS encoding IS630 family transposase (programmed frameshift) has product MTVAITRLDLSAMALRERAARATDAKVSRRLLAIALVLEGWSRRDAAEACAMDRQTLRDWVHRYNGLGPDGLGDAPRRNGPPPRLSASQQAQIAAWVRQGPDLERDGVVRWRCVDLQRRIETEFAVTLHETSISRLLRRLKFTRVQPRPYHPKKDAAAQDILKRLFADLVAAAIPVTAARKPIEVWFADEARVGQKGTLSYVWAERGSRPLAVRDNRHDSAYLFGAVCPERCIGTAIIMPAVNSEAMAEHLREISTQVAPGAHAVLVLDGAGWHQAGERLPVPDNISLLSLPPYSPELNPVENIWQFLRSNFLSHQVWNSYDEILAACRNAWNKFMQMPEQIASITQRDWIKEVIG; this is encoded by the exons ATGACGGTAGCGATAACGCGTTTGGACTTGTCGGCTATGGCGCTGCGCGAGCGGGCGGCTCGTGCGACGGATGCGAAAGTTTCGAGGCGGCTGCTGGCGATTGCTCTTGTTCTCGAAGGCTGGTCTCGGCGCGATGCGGCCGAGGCTTGTGCCATGGACCGCCAGACGCTGCGCGACTGGGTGCACCGTTACAATGGATTGGGACCTGACGGACTGGGCGATGCGCCGCGCCGCAACGGACCGCCACCCCGATTGTCGGCTTCGCAGCAGGCGCAGATCGCGGCATGGGTCAGGCAGGGCCCGGACCTGGAGCGTGACGGCGTGGTGCGGTGGCGCTGTGTCGACCTGCAGCGACGGATCGAGACCGAGTTTGCGGTTACCCTGCACGAGACGTCGATCAGCCGACTGTTGCGGCGGCTCAAGTTCACGCGGGTCCAGCCGCGTCCGTATCATCCGAAGAAGGACGCTGCGGCACAGGACATTTTAAAAAGACT CTTCGCTGACCTGGTAGCGGCGGCGATCCCGGTCACGGCGGCCCGTAAGCCGATCGAGGTGTGGTTCGCCGATGAAGCCCGTGTCGGTCAGAAGGGAACCCTGAGCTATGTCTGGGCAGAGCGGGGTTCCCGACCACTGGCGGTGCGCGACAATCGCCATGACTCCGCCTATCTGTTTGGTGCCGTCTGCCCAGAACGTTGTATTGGTACCGCCATCATCATGCCGGCGGTCAACAGCGAGGCGATGGCCGAGCATCTTCGCGAAATCAGCACGCAGGTCGCGCCCGGTGCGCACGCCGTGCTGGTGCTCGATGGCGCCGGCTGGCATCAAGCCGGCGAACGTTTGCCGGTGCCCGACAACATCAGCCTGCTATCGCTGCCGCCCTATTCGCCAGAGCTCAACCCAGTCGAAAACATCTGGCAATTTCTGCGCAGCAACTTCCTAAGCCATCAGGTCTGGAACAGCTACGACGAAATCCTTGCCGCCTGCCGAAACGCCTGGAACAAGTTCATGCAAATGCCAGAACAAATCGCTTCGATCACCCAACGAGACTGGATCAAAGAGGTCATTGGATAG
- a CDS encoding toprim domain-containing protein — translation MVGGDPLHPLPMMAAHSGRARVPVAGEGIETMLSLRCVLPDMLMAAALSANHLTALILPPALRRLYIARDNDAAGRHAAMRLRDPARAAGIEARVLWPVTNDFNADLRRCGADALLARLRGQLAPEDAEHFASSGTQPVASV, via the coding sequence ATGGTCGGCGGCGATCCTCTCCACCCGCTACCGATGATGGCGGCGCACAGCGGGCGCGCCCGTGTCCCGGTCGCGGGTGAAGGCATCGAGACGATGCTGTCGCTGCGATGCGTCTTGCCCGACATGCTGATGGCGGCGGCGCTCTCGGCCAACCACCTCACCGCCCTGATCCTGCCGCCGGCGCTGCGCCGCCTCTACATCGCGCGCGACAACGACGCGGCTGGGCGTCATGCGGCGATGCGCCTGCGCGACCCGGCCAGAGCGGCTGGGATCGAGGCGCGCGTCCTCTGGCCGGTGACCAACGATTTCAACGCCGACCTGCGCCGCTGCGGCGCCGACGCTTTGCTGGCACGGCTGCGGGGCCAACTCGCCCCAGAGGACGCCGAGCACTTTGCATCGAGCGGCACCCAGCCTGTGGCTTCAGTCTGA
- a CDS encoding HEPN domain-containing protein, whose translation MASTFQVITEEFIDDLNAIRSLVVTFSDPQKTGKARIAAANSATLLVAATFEEFVREMARQYARAIVTNTASFEKLPPKLASTAWKRTMDGLSKMRFGGNDSGVGRENVFGAAQARFTVIHEFCKGDLTQDIYRDLIHNENNMRPGEINGLFKVSGLGDVCNKLSDKQPMLDLFGEAEPGKAHGRLLSQMEDFFERRNAIAHALEPDLKLVDRPRGL comes from the coding sequence GTGGCCAGCACCTTTCAGGTCATTACTGAAGAATTTATTGATGACCTGAATGCAATTCGATCGTTGGTCGTAACCTTCAGTGATCCGCAGAAGACAGGGAAGGCGCGTATTGCCGCCGCGAACTCCGCTACGCTTTTAGTTGCTGCCACCTTCGAGGAGTTCGTTCGCGAGATGGCCCGCCAATATGCGAGGGCAATCGTGACCAATACGGCGTCCTTCGAAAAACTGCCCCCTAAACTTGCTTCCACAGCTTGGAAGCGAACAATGGACGGCCTGTCGAAGATGCGGTTCGGCGGCAACGACTCTGGTGTGGGTAGGGAGAATGTGTTCGGTGCCGCGCAGGCGCGGTTCACAGTGATCCACGAATTCTGTAAAGGCGACCTAACTCAGGACATCTACCGCGACCTAATCCACAACGAGAACAACATGCGGCCTGGGGAGATAAATGGCCTTTTCAAAGTCAGCGGGTTAGGCGACGTCTGCAACAAGCTCTCGGACAAGCAGCCAATGCTCGACCTGTTTGGCGAAGCGGAACCCGGCAAGGCGCATGGCAGGTTGTTATCCCAGATGGAAGACTTCTTTGAGCGCCGCAATGCAATTGCTCATGCCTTAGAGCCTGACCTAAAATTGGTTGACCGGCCTCGCGGCCTTTGA
- a CDS encoding DUF2493 domain-containing protein, with translation MATDRLSEHPDNAEPAHAASPTARLLDELQLYGHRPYQDDPDPRPLPEVARLEGALADIFDALVATLSETRLEPDLADLLWSQVNLFHRTSERVQRELDANEDRQRRSQQEQDGSEIRSVELERLIAEGLTLIERRNAFELLRDQAAELFEHHTGSAWRPRAGSMVNHRALTAAMIDSRDFIAAKRRAETEVLLPAGPRIAFAGGVDFNDHARIWAVLDQVHRKHADMVLLYQPAYPMTSLIQSRWVIEAICSGICMNLFQAFRQAARISS, from the coding sequence ATGGCGACCGACCGCCTTTCCGAGCACCCCGACAACGCCGAGCCAGCCCACGCCGCATCCCCGACCGCCCGCCTCCTCGACGAGTTGCAGCTCTACGGCCATCGTCCATACCAGGACGACCCGGACCCGCGTCCATTGCCCGAGGTCGCACGGCTCGAAGGCGCGCTGGCCGACATCTTCGACGCCCTTGTCGCCACCCTTTCCGAGACGCGGCTGGAACCAGACCTCGCCGATCTGCTCTGGTCGCAGGTCAATCTGTTCCACCGCACGTCCGAGCGCGTGCAGCGCGAGCTCGACGCCAACGAGGACCGGCAGCGCCGCAGCCAGCAGGAACAGGACGGCTCGGAAATCCGTTCGGTCGAGCTGGAGCGCCTGATCGCCGAGGGGCTGACCTTGATCGAGCGACGCAACGCCTTCGAGCTTCTCCGCGACCAGGCCGCAGAGCTGTTCGAACACCACACCGGCTCGGCCTGGCGCCCGCGCGCGGGATCGATGGTCAACCACCGCGCCCTGACCGCCGCAATGATCGACAGCCGCGACTTCATCGCCGCCAAGCGCCGCGCCGAGACCGAGGTGCTGCTGCCCGCCGGGCCACGGATCGCCTTCGCCGGCGGGGTCGATTTCAATGACCACGCGCGCATCTGGGCGGTGCTCGACCAGGTGCACCGCAAGCATGCGGACATGGTGCTGTTATACCAACCTGCCTATCCAATGACCTCTTTGATCCAGTCTCGTTGGGTGATCGAAGCGATTTGTTCTGGCATTTGCATGAACTTGTTCCAGGCGTTTCGGCAGGCGGCAAGGATTTCGTCGTAG
- a CDS encoding 2Fe-2S iron-sulfur cluster-binding protein, whose amino-acid sequence MSHRVRISGRDIDFACEAEETVLDAAERAGYTLPYSCRKGVCSSCEGGLVDGEALQRGHGTISGPRGGVLFCQLRPRSDLEIAPKRIESRTPPPTKQIAAFVFRKTRPAPDVTILHLRYPANERVRFRAGQYLQVLLEDGTRRNYSMAGPPQESDGTKLHIRHIAGGCFSDRTLARLTTGSRLHIEIPFGTFFLRAEGKERPTILLASGTGMAPIASMIEDTLRRGADRPLALYWGVRREEDLYLGDAPARWQRRLPDLRFVPVLSEPGRGWRGRRGLVHRAVLEDHADLSGHEVYACGNPAMVTAAREDFINCRGLTAEAFFADAFVPSGG is encoded by the coding sequence ATGAGCCACCGGGTTCGCATCTCCGGCCGCGATATCGATTTCGCTTGCGAGGCGGAGGAAACGGTGCTCGATGCCGCCGAACGCGCCGGCTACACCCTGCCCTATTCCTGCCGCAAGGGGGTCTGTTCCTCATGTGAGGGCGGCCTTGTCGATGGCGAGGCATTGCAGCGGGGACATGGCACGATCTCCGGGCCACGTGGTGGTGTGCTGTTCTGCCAATTGCGCCCGCGCTCAGACCTCGAGATTGCGCCCAAGCGTATCGAATCTCGCACCCCCCCACCCACCAAACAAATTGCCGCTTTCGTCTTTCGCAAGACGCGCCCGGCGCCGGATGTAACGATTTTGCATCTGCGCTATCCTGCGAACGAGCGCGTGCGTTTCCGCGCCGGCCAGTATCTTCAGGTACTGCTCGAAGACGGCACGCGCCGCAACTACTCCATGGCCGGACCACCCCAGGAGTCCGACGGAACCAAGCTGCACATCCGCCATATCGCCGGCGGATGTTTCTCGGATCGCACACTGGCCAGGCTCACGACCGGCAGCCGATTGCATATCGAGATTCCGTTCGGCACCTTTTTTCTTCGCGCGGAAGGGAAAGAGCGGCCTACCATCCTGCTCGCGAGCGGCACCGGCATGGCGCCAATCGCGTCGATGATAGAGGACACGCTGCGCCGTGGCGCCGATCGTCCGCTGGCACTCTATTGGGGCGTGCGGCGAGAGGAGGATCTCTATCTCGGCGATGCGCCCGCGCGCTGGCAGCGGCGCCTCCCTGATCTCCGCTTTGTCCCGGTACTCAGCGAGCCCGGTCGCGGTTGGCGCGGGCGGAGAGGTCTTGTTCATCGCGCCGTGCTCGAAGATCATGCGGATCTGTCGGGGCATGAGGTCTACGCGTGTGGCAATCCGGCGATGGTCACGGCAGCGCGTGAGGATTTTATCAATTGTCGCGGGCTGACGGCAGAGGCGTTTTTCGCGGATGCCTTCGTGCCTTCGGGCGGATAG
- a CDS encoding tyrosine-type recombinase/integrase: protein MTPLAPDLSAFLRNHLPNERGASPHTIASYAHAFTLLLRFAASRLKRQPSELMIEDLDVGLVRAFLEHIEEGRDNTARSRNARLAAIKAFFRLVEQRRPACLEQAMMIRALPVKRTDTRLIDYLTREEIQALLAAPNAHTPSGLRDRAMLHLAYAAGLRASELLAVRMEDFPDRSLSSVRVLGKGRWERILPLWKETQTALRVWLAVRPGDHGPELFLNRDGQRMSRDGFAYRLGLHVAAAAAAAPSIASKRVTPHVLRHSCAMHTLEATGDVRKVALWLGHASIQTTEMYLRADPNEKLALLDAHHPPLIKPGRFRKPSDKLMAVLAAATNPRNQQV from the coding sequence ATGACCCCGCTCGCTCCCGACCTCTCTGCGTTCTTGCGAAACCACCTTCCGAACGAACGTGGCGCCAGCCCGCATACCATCGCCAGCTACGCGCATGCGTTCACGCTCTTGCTGCGTTTCGCCGCCTCTCGGCTCAAGCGGCAGCCCTCCGAACTCATGATCGAGGATCTCGATGTCGGACTGGTGAGGGCGTTTCTTGAGCATATCGAGGAAGGACGTGATAATACCGCCCGTTCTCGCAATGCGCGGCTGGCGGCGATCAAGGCGTTCTTTCGCCTCGTCGAGCAGCGCCGACCGGCTTGCCTCGAACAGGCAATGATGATCCGCGCGTTGCCGGTCAAGCGAACGGACACCCGGCTCATCGATTATCTGACGCGGGAAGAAATTCAGGCACTGCTTGCAGCGCCTAATGCCCACACGCCAAGCGGTCTGCGCGACCGAGCGATGCTCCATCTCGCCTATGCCGCGGGTTTGCGAGCATCCGAACTTCTCGCGGTGCGGATGGAAGACTTCCCCGACAGGTCGCTTTCGAGCGTGCGAGTCCTCGGCAAGGGAAGGTGGGAACGTATCCTGCCGCTCTGGAAAGAAACCCAGACCGCGCTGCGCGTTTGGCTGGCGGTTCGCCCAGGCGATCACGGCCCCGAACTGTTCCTGAACCGGGACGGCCAACGCATGAGCCGCGATGGATTCGCATACAGGCTCGGGCTGCATGTCGCCGCAGCTGCGGCAGCCGCGCCGTCGATTGCGAGCAAGCGCGTCACCCCGCACGTGTTGCGGCACAGCTGCGCCATGCACACGCTTGAGGCGACCGGCGACGTCCGCAAGGTCGCCCTCTGGCTCGGCCACGCCAGCATCCAGACCACCGAGATGTATCTACGGGCCGACCCGAACGAAAAGCTTGCGCTTCTCGACGCCCATCATCCACCGCTGATCAAGCCCGGGCGGTTCAGAAAGCCGTCGGACAAGCTGATGGCCGTTCTCGCCGCGGCAACCAATCCCCGAAATCAGCAAGTCTGA